From one Bacteroides eggerthii genomic stretch:
- a CDS encoding GNAT family N-acetyltransferase, which translates to MPLKLTTYYQGNQIPKLPGTNTFHSTELFHIYEATPGYTPLLIVASENGVPVAKLLAAIRKSVRLFPPSIIKRCEVYGTGEYFDETINKEAVFSDMLQRLTDEALRDAFLIEFRNLENSLFGYKVFRNNQYFAINWLRVRNSLHNVEQAEVRFSPSRIRQIKKGLKNGAKVKEAHTPEEIHAFAKMLHHNYSAKIRRHFPSMDFFQQLEKQMTLSRQSRIFIVTYKEKIIGGSACIYSDDNAYLWFSGGMRKTYALQYPGILAVWQALHDAKERGYRHLEFMDVGLPFRRHGYREFVLRFGGKQISTRRWFRFRWEWLNRVLIKIYE; encoded by the coding sequence ATGCCCTTGAAACTAACGACATATTACCAGGGGAACCAGATTCCCAAACTACCGGGAACCAATACATTCCACTCTACGGAATTGTTTCACATCTACGAAGCGACTCCGGGATATACTCCTTTGCTTATTGTAGCATCGGAAAACGGAGTACCTGTTGCCAAACTACTTGCCGCCATACGAAAAAGTGTACGCTTATTTCCACCCTCCATTATCAAACGATGTGAAGTATATGGTACAGGAGAGTATTTTGATGAAACAATCAACAAGGAAGCTGTTTTCAGTGATATGTTACAACGGCTTACAGATGAAGCCCTTCGGGATGCATTTCTTATTGAGTTCCGTAACTTGGAAAACTCACTGTTTGGTTACAAAGTATTCCGCAATAACCAGTACTTTGCTATCAACTGGCTACGTGTCCGCAACTCTCTGCATAATGTAGAACAAGCAGAGGTCCGTTTCAGTCCTTCACGTATCCGCCAAATCAAAAAAGGATTAAAGAACGGAGCAAAAGTCAAAGAAGCACATACCCCGGAAGAAATCCATGCATTTGCAAAAATGCTACACCATAATTACTCAGCCAAAATACGGCGTCATTTTCCCAGCATGGACTTTTTCCAACAGTTAGAAAAACAAATGACATTAAGTCGGCAGAGCCGTATTTTTATTGTAACCTATAAAGAGAAGATAATTGGTGGAAGTGCCTGTATTTATTCCGACGACAATGCATACCTCTGGTTCTCCGGCGGCATGCGTAAGACCTACGCTTTGCAATATCCTGGAATCCTCGCGGTCTGGCAAGCGTTGCATGATGCCAAAGAGCGCGGCTACCGACATCTGGAATTTATGGATGTAGGGTTACCTTTCCGCAGACATGGATACCGCGAATTTGTACTTCGGTTTGGCGGAAAACAAATCAGCACCCGTCGCTGGTTCCGCTTTCGATGGGAATGGCTGAACAGGGTGCTGATAAAGATATATGAGTAA